One Cytophagia bacterium CHB2 genomic region harbors:
- a CDS encoding DUF104 domain-containing protein, translated as MTTVLHATYDGAALHPEEPLTLEPNTRVRITIEIAKPLVKKKRSFLRTAQSLNLQGPPDWSARFEDYLYAAEKKHDERSVS; from the coding sequence ATGACTACCGTACTGCACGCAACCTATGATGGCGCAGCTCTGCATCCGGAGGAGCCGCTCACGCTCGAGCCGAATACACGCGTGCGCATAACCATCGAAATCGCGAAGCCGCTTGTAAAGAAAAAGCGCTCTTTTCTTCGCACCGCGCAGTCACTGAATCTCCAGGGCCCGCCGGACTGGTCTGCGAGATTCGAAGATTATCTTTACGCCGCAGAGAAGAA